AAGAAAAATGGAGCTAAGAGAATAGTAATAGCATATTTTAGTATTGGAGAAGCTGGAGGATATAGAGATTTCTGGAAGCCTGAATGGAAAAATAAAGCTACAAGACCTAGTTGGATTGTGGGAGAAAATCCAAATTGGGCAGACGATTACATTGTAAAATATTGGAGTCCTGAATGGAGAAAAATCGTAAAAGATTATCAAAAACGATTAGATGATATGGGTGTAGATGGTTACATGCTTGATACAGTTGACACATACTATAATTTTGAAGTTAAATCGGAAAAAAGCGGAGAAA
The DNA window shown above is from Leptotrichia wadei and carries:
- a CDS encoding endo alpha-1,4 polygalactosaminidase — encoded protein: MLLNPKEFRDVDDFYNYLKNTDYDLLLIEPSHSGKYMTKEQIESLKRKKNGAKRIVIAYFSIGEAGGYRDFWKPEWKNKATRPSWIVGENPNWADDYIVKYWSPEWRKIVKDYQKRLDDMGVDGYMLDTVDTYYNFEVKSEKSGEIIN